In Necator americanus strain Aroian chromosome IV, whole genome shotgun sequence, the following proteins share a genomic window:
- a CDS encoding hypothetical protein (NECATOR_CHRIV.G13941.T2): MSSDESDGDYQEQREEPEEEEEEVNSGSGSGAGSESEEEASKKKSRKRKINSESEEEEEESGDDSENEDSDGSRKKSKKSSKKKRKDRRPRGSDFILQDVDVDDEEQDEDEWDDEEDRALEPNEKEEAEKYMKQLDAERRRNERNKFANMNEDEIGRYFENKYKTQPIRDLVDDDSALDDISQHGLLPSTKDPNLWIVKCRMGEEKLVALQLMRKFLAFENTNEPLQIKSVVVKEGLKGIIYIEAFKQSHVANAINGVSALNQFNVTMVPIKEMVDTLRVVKDIPQLKVNSYVRLKRTMYKDDLAQVDWVDVAQSKVNLRIVPRIDYSRMRGALRTEADRNHKVKRRPMPRLFDLDRIKEIGGEVTNDGDFVIFEGNSYRRGFLYKSFPMSAIIAEGVKPTLAELERFQDTSEDLKKELESTTIKDNSHFFAPGDNVEVTEGELVNLRGKVVSVDGPKVVMMPDHEELKEPLTLNVAELRKYFRPGDHVKMISGRYEGDTGLIVRVEHNLVVVLSDLSMDEMKARPRDVQLCADITTGVDSLGQFQFHDLVQLDQQNVGVIVRLEKETMEVLNQHGKTVRVKPQAIQGKKDTRHSQALDSQQNPIQCKDMVKIIDGPFAAKKNEEEKQENSGMLVCKARHLLLIGARAGSTRNELPTMNRLGMSSPNPFQSPRHNGSATPAHSSSQSVSGYSVGGKTPNHVAGFGGHGGGGGGGANKIRRDNAIIGKSVRITQGPLKGYFGIVKDATEQTVRVELHTQCKTISVDRSRIACVGDGTPGGSVSAMTQYAKTPFQGDDGRTPMYAGSKTPMYGSGSKTPMYALDEGGRTPFGSHTPAYDSSRTPAYDSGRTPAYDGGRTPAYDGGRTPAYDGGRTPMYDSGRTPAYDSGRTPAYDGGRTPSYESGRTPAYDSGRTPAYDGGRTPSYDEPAAASAAARRDSSDDEDHEPQYEAPASPSYSVPTPGANLNPQTPGFAPETPMGNYNPMTPGGMYDYSAPSPYVRNNYESFGGGQKIPAHFLEGGEWVMEDLFVTIKSNHDEDRFQDREAIVTSVQDGRCQVYIPDLKCSAMADFDQIEPLKPQEGDWTRVIYGDEMGVMGQLISVDEADCVIKVGADDMRLSPLEFCCKFSKR, translated from the exons TCAAGAACAACGAGAGGAGCccgaagaggaggaggaagag GTGAACAGTGGATCTGGCTCTGGCGCTGGATctgaaagtgaagaagaagcttcgaagaaaaagagcagGAAGAGAAAG ATTAATTCGGAAAgcgaagaggaagaagaagaatccgGTGATGATAGTGAAAATGAAGACTCGGATGGTTCACGTAAGAAATCGAAGAAGTCCTCCAAAAAGAAGAGG AAGGACCGAAGACCGCGCGGTTCGGATTTCATCTTGCAAGAtgtcgatgttgatgatgAGGAACAAGATGAGGATGAATGGGATGATGAGGAAGATCGTGCTCTTGAGCCCAACGAAAAGGAAGAG GCCGAGAAATATATGAAACAGCTGGATGCGGAGAGGAGACGAAACGAACGGAACAAATTCGC AAACATGAACGAGGACGAAATCGGTCGATATTTCGAGAACAAGTACAAAACACAACCTATCAGAGATCTTGTCGATGATGACTCTGCTCTTG ACGATATTTCGCAACACGGGTTACTTCCCTCCACTAAGGATCCGAATTTATGGATAGTGAAGTGTAGGATGGGCGAGGAGAAACTCGTCGCACTACAGTTGATGAGAAAGTTCTTGGCGTTTGAGAACACAAACGAG CCATTACAAATTAAATCTGTTGTCGTGAAAGAAGGGCTGAAAGGGATTATTTACATTGAAGCTTTCAAACAGTCCCATGTGGCCAATGCAATAAACGGTGTATCGGCTTTGAATCAATTTAACGTGACG ATGGTACCCATCAAAGAAATGGTTGATACACTGAGAGTTGTCAAAGACATTCCACAGCTCAAAGTCAACTCTTACGTTCGTCTTAAACGAACGATGTACAAAGATGATCTCGCTCAG GTCGATTGGGTTGATGTGGCTCAAAGCAAAGTTAACCTCCGTATAGTTCCACGTATTGACTATTCTCGCATGCGAGGAGCGCTGAGGACG GAAGCGGATCGTAACCACAAAGTGAAACGTCGCCCAATGCCTCGTCTTTTCGATTTGGACCGAATCAA aGAAATTGGAGGAGAGGTTACGAACGATGGCGACTTCGTTATTTTCGAAGGAAACAGCTACCGACGAGGTTTTCTCTATAAGTCATTCCCTATGAGTGCTATC ATTGCTGAAGGCGTAAAACCCACATTGGCGGAACTGGAACGTTTCCAAGACACCAGTGAAGATCTGAAGAAAGAAT TGGAGTCTACGACCATCAAAGACAACTCTCACTTTTTTGCACCTGGCGATAATGTTGAAGTCACCGAAGGAGAGTTGGTCAATCTCCGCGGTAAGGTGGTTAGCGTGGACGGACCGAAAGTGGTGATGATGCCAGATCATGAAGAATTAAAa GAACCACTAACTCTCAACGTAGCAGAACTTCGTAAATATTTTCGACCAGGAGATCACGTGAAAATGATCTCTGGGCGTTACGAAGGAGACACTGGTCTTATTGTGAGAGTCGAGCATAATCTCGTCGTTGTTTTGAGTGATTTGAGCATGGATGAg ATGAAAGCTCGTCCTCGCGATGTGCAACTTTGTGCTGATATTACTACAGGAGTGGATTCTTTGGGGCAGTTCCAATTCCACGATCTTGTTCAACTGGATCAGCAGAATGTTGGTGTGATAGTGCGTTTGGAAAAGGAAACTATGGAGGTCCTTAATCAACATGGAAAG ACTGTTCGTGTGAAGCCGCAAGCAATACAAGGCAAAAAAGACACTCGTCACTCGCAGGCGCTAGATAGTCAGCAGAACCCCATTCAGTGTAAAGATATGGTCAAGATTATAGATGGCCCTTTCGCA GCGAAGAAGAACGAGGAAGAGAAACAGG AGAACAGCGGCATGCTGGTTTGCAAAGCTCGACATCTTCTATTAATCGGAGCCCGTGCGGGTAGTACAAGAA ATGAATTACCGACAATGAATCGTCTTGGGATGTCTAGCCCAAATCCTTTCCAATCACCTCGACATAACGGAAGTGCTACTCCGGCTCACTCAAGTTCGCAGAGTGTTAGTGGATACAGTGTTGGAGGAAAAACTCCGAATCATGTTG CTGGTTTTGGTGGACATGGTGGTGGAGGAGGCGGAGGAGCCAACAAAATCCGAAGAGACAACGCTATTATCGGGAAGAGTGTACGCATCACTCAGGGACCACTtaag GGCTACTTCGGTATTGTCAAGGACGCCACTGAGCAAACCGTCCGTGTGGAGCTACATACTCAATGCAAG ACAATTTCTGTCGACAGATCTCGCATAGCATGCGTTGGAGATGGCACACCAGGCGGATCAGTGTCGGCTATGACGCAGTATGCTAAGACACCGTTTCAGGGTGACGACGGACGTACACCAATGTATGCTGGCAGCAAAACACCAATGTATGGGTCTGGATCAAAGACGCCAATGTACGCCCTGGACGAAG GAGGGAGAACTCCATTTGGTTCCCATACTCCAGCCTACGACAGCTCCAGAACACCTGCTTATGACAGCGGTCGTACGCCTGCCTATGATGGTGGACGTACGCCTGCTTATGATGGAGGACGCACTCCAGCTTATGACGGTGGTCGAACGCCTATGTATGACAGCGGCCGAACACCTGCTTATGATTCTGGGAGAACTCCAGCCTACGACGGTGGCAGAACACCTTCGTACGAAAGCGGCAGGACTCCAGCTTACGATAGTGGACGAACACCTGCGTATGATGGAGGACGGACTCCTTCATATGATGAGCCAGCTGCAGCTTCTGCTGCTGCACGTAGAGACAGTAGTGATGACGAG GACCACGAGCCACAGTACGAAGCGCCGGCATCTCCATCATATAGTGTGCCTACACCTGGAGCAAACCTCAATCCTCAAACCCCTGGTTTTGCCCCAGAGACTCCTATGG GTAATTATAACCCAATGACTCCTGGAGGAATGTACGACTATTCTGCGCCTTCGCCATATGTGCGTAACAACTATGAGTCATTCGGAGGAGGACAGAAGATTC CTGCACACTTCCTCGAAGGAGGGGAATGGGTGATGGAAGATCTCTTTGTTACGATTAAAAGTAATCATGATGAAGATCGGTTCCAAGATCGTGAGGCTATCGTCACAAGTGTTCAG GACGGACGATGTCAAGTTTACATTCCTGATTTGAAATGCTCTGCTATGGCAGATTTCGATCAGATCGAGCCTCTTAAACCGCAAGAGGGTGATTGG ACTCGTGTGATTTATGGTGACGAGATGGGAGTAATGGGACAGTTGATATCGGTCGATGAGGCTGATTGTGTGATCAAAGTTGGAGCAGATGACATGCGATTGAGTCCTCTTGAGTTCTGCTGCAAGTTCAGCAAGCGGTGA
- a CDS encoding hypothetical protein (NECATOR_CHRIV.G13941.T1): protein MSSDESDGDYQEQREEPEEEEEEVNSGSGSGAGSESEEEASKKKSRKRKINSESEEEEEESGDDSENEDSDGSRKKSKKSSKKKRKDRRPRGSDFILQDVDVDDEEQDEDEWDDEEDRALEPNEKEEAEKYMKQLDAERRRNERNKFANMNEDEIGRYFENKYKTQPIRDLVDDDSALDDISQHGLLPSTKDPNLWIVKCRMGEEKLVALQLMRKFLAFENTNEPLQIKSVVVKEGLKGIIYIEAFKQSHVANAINGVSALNQFNVTMVPIKEMVDTLRVVKDIPQLKVNSYVRLKRTMYKDDLAQVDWVDVAQSKVNLRIVPRIDYSRMRGALRTEADRNHKVKRRPMPRLFDLDRIKEIGGEVTNDGDFVIFEGNSYRRGFLYKSFPMSAIIAEGVKPTLAELERFQDTSEDLKKELESTTIKDNSHFFAPGDNVEVTEGELVNLRGKVVSVDGPKVVMMPDHEELKEPLTLNVAELRKYFRPGDHVKMISGRYEGDTGLIVRVEHNLVVVLSDLSMDEMKARPRDVQLCADITTGVDSLGQFQFHDLVQLDQQNVGVIVRLEKETMEVLNQHGKTVRVKPQAIQGKKDTRHSQALDSQQNPIQCKDMVKIIDGPFAAKKNEEEKQGEIKHVYRSWVFVYSRKHVENSGMLVCKARHLLLIGARAGSTRNELPTMNRLGMSSPNPFQSPRHNGSATPAHSSSQSVSGYSVGGKTPNHVAGFGGHGGGGGGGANKIRRDNAIIGKSVRITQGPLKGYFGIVKDATEQTVRVELHTQCKTISVDRSRIACVGDGTPGGSVSAMTQYAKTPFQGDDGRTPMYAGSKTPMYGSGSKTPMYALDEGGRTPFGSHTPAYDSSRTPAYDSGRTPAYDGGRTPAYDGGRTPAYDGGRTPMYDSGRTPAYDSGRTPAYDGGRTPSYESGRTPAYDSGRTPAYDGGRTPSYDEPAAASAAARRDSSDDEDHEPQYEAPASPSYSVPTPGANLNPQTPGFAPETPMGNYNPMTPGGMYDYSAPSPYVRNNYESFGGGQKIPAHFLEGGEWVMEDLFVTIKSNHDEDRFQDREAIVTSVQDGRCQVYIPDLKCSAMADFDQIEPLKPQEGDWTRVIYGDEMGVMGQLISVDEADCVIKVGADDMRLSPLEFCCKFSKR from the exons TCAAGAACAACGAGAGGAGCccgaagaggaggaggaagag GTGAACAGTGGATCTGGCTCTGGCGCTGGATctgaaagtgaagaagaagcttcgaagaaaaagagcagGAAGAGAAAG ATTAATTCGGAAAgcgaagaggaagaagaagaatccgGTGATGATAGTGAAAATGAAGACTCGGATGGTTCACGTAAGAAATCGAAGAAGTCCTCCAAAAAGAAGAGG AAGGACCGAAGACCGCGCGGTTCGGATTTCATCTTGCAAGAtgtcgatgttgatgatgAGGAACAAGATGAGGATGAATGGGATGATGAGGAAGATCGTGCTCTTGAGCCCAACGAAAAGGAAGAG GCCGAGAAATATATGAAACAGCTGGATGCGGAGAGGAGACGAAACGAACGGAACAAATTCGC AAACATGAACGAGGACGAAATCGGTCGATATTTCGAGAACAAGTACAAAACACAACCTATCAGAGATCTTGTCGATGATGACTCTGCTCTTG ACGATATTTCGCAACACGGGTTACTTCCCTCCACTAAGGATCCGAATTTATGGATAGTGAAGTGTAGGATGGGCGAGGAGAAACTCGTCGCACTACAGTTGATGAGAAAGTTCTTGGCGTTTGAGAACACAAACGAG CCATTACAAATTAAATCTGTTGTCGTGAAAGAAGGGCTGAAAGGGATTATTTACATTGAAGCTTTCAAACAGTCCCATGTGGCCAATGCAATAAACGGTGTATCGGCTTTGAATCAATTTAACGTGACG ATGGTACCCATCAAAGAAATGGTTGATACACTGAGAGTTGTCAAAGACATTCCACAGCTCAAAGTCAACTCTTACGTTCGTCTTAAACGAACGATGTACAAAGATGATCTCGCTCAG GTCGATTGGGTTGATGTGGCTCAAAGCAAAGTTAACCTCCGTATAGTTCCACGTATTGACTATTCTCGCATGCGAGGAGCGCTGAGGACG GAAGCGGATCGTAACCACAAAGTGAAACGTCGCCCAATGCCTCGTCTTTTCGATTTGGACCGAATCAA aGAAATTGGAGGAGAGGTTACGAACGATGGCGACTTCGTTATTTTCGAAGGAAACAGCTACCGACGAGGTTTTCTCTATAAGTCATTCCCTATGAGTGCTATC ATTGCTGAAGGCGTAAAACCCACATTGGCGGAACTGGAACGTTTCCAAGACACCAGTGAAGATCTGAAGAAAGAAT TGGAGTCTACGACCATCAAAGACAACTCTCACTTTTTTGCACCTGGCGATAATGTTGAAGTCACCGAAGGAGAGTTGGTCAATCTCCGCGGTAAGGTGGTTAGCGTGGACGGACCGAAAGTGGTGATGATGCCAGATCATGAAGAATTAAAa GAACCACTAACTCTCAACGTAGCAGAACTTCGTAAATATTTTCGACCAGGAGATCACGTGAAAATGATCTCTGGGCGTTACGAAGGAGACACTGGTCTTATTGTGAGAGTCGAGCATAATCTCGTCGTTGTTTTGAGTGATTTGAGCATGGATGAg ATGAAAGCTCGTCCTCGCGATGTGCAACTTTGTGCTGATATTACTACAGGAGTGGATTCTTTGGGGCAGTTCCAATTCCACGATCTTGTTCAACTGGATCAGCAGAATGTTGGTGTGATAGTGCGTTTGGAAAAGGAAACTATGGAGGTCCTTAATCAACATGGAAAG ACTGTTCGTGTGAAGCCGCAAGCAATACAAGGCAAAAAAGACACTCGTCACTCGCAGGCGCTAGATAGTCAGCAGAACCCCATTCAGTGTAAAGATATGGTCAAGATTATAGATGGCCCTTTCGCA GCGAAGAAGAACGAGGAAGAGAAACAGGGTGAAATTAAACATGTGTATCGATCCTGGGTATTTGTATATTCGCGGAAACATGTAGAGAACAGCGGCATGCTGGTTTGCAAAGCTCGACATCTTCTATTAATCGGAGCCCGTGCGGGTAGTACAAGAA ATGAATTACCGACAATGAATCGTCTTGGGATGTCTAGCCCAAATCCTTTCCAATCACCTCGACATAACGGAAGTGCTACTCCGGCTCACTCAAGTTCGCAGAGTGTTAGTGGATACAGTGTTGGAGGAAAAACTCCGAATCATGTTG CTGGTTTTGGTGGACATGGTGGTGGAGGAGGCGGAGGAGCCAACAAAATCCGAAGAGACAACGCTATTATCGGGAAGAGTGTACGCATCACTCAGGGACCACTtaag GGCTACTTCGGTATTGTCAAGGACGCCACTGAGCAAACCGTCCGTGTGGAGCTACATACTCAATGCAAG ACAATTTCTGTCGACAGATCTCGCATAGCATGCGTTGGAGATGGCACACCAGGCGGATCAGTGTCGGCTATGACGCAGTATGCTAAGACACCGTTTCAGGGTGACGACGGACGTACACCAATGTATGCTGGCAGCAAAACACCAATGTATGGGTCTGGATCAAAGACGCCAATGTACGCCCTGGACGAAG GAGGGAGAACTCCATTTGGTTCCCATACTCCAGCCTACGACAGCTCCAGAACACCTGCTTATGACAGCGGTCGTACGCCTGCCTATGATGGTGGACGTACGCCTGCTTATGATGGAGGACGCACTCCAGCTTATGACGGTGGTCGAACGCCTATGTATGACAGCGGCCGAACACCTGCTTATGATTCTGGGAGAACTCCAGCCTACGACGGTGGCAGAACACCTTCGTACGAAAGCGGCAGGACTCCAGCTTACGATAGTGGACGAACACCTGCGTATGATGGAGGACGGACTCCTTCATATGATGAGCCAGCTGCAGCTTCTGCTGCTGCACGTAGAGACAGTAGTGATGACGAG GACCACGAGCCACAGTACGAAGCGCCGGCATCTCCATCATATAGTGTGCCTACACCTGGAGCAAACCTCAATCCTCAAACCCCTGGTTTTGCCCCAGAGACTCCTATGG GTAATTATAACCCAATGACTCCTGGAGGAATGTACGACTATTCTGCGCCTTCGCCATATGTGCGTAACAACTATGAGTCATTCGGAGGAGGACAGAAGATTC CTGCACACTTCCTCGAAGGAGGGGAATGGGTGATGGAAGATCTCTTTGTTACGATTAAAAGTAATCATGATGAAGATCGGTTCCAAGATCGTGAGGCTATCGTCACAAGTGTTCAG GACGGACGATGTCAAGTTTACATTCCTGATTTGAAATGCTCTGCTATGGCAGATTTCGATCAGATCGAGCCTCTTAAACCGCAAGAGGGTGATTGG ACTCGTGTGATTTATGGTGACGAGATGGGAGTAATGGGACAGTTGATATCGGTCGATGAGGCTGATTGTGTGATCAAAGTTGGAGCAGATGACATGCGATTGAGTCCTCTTGAGTTCTGCTGCAAGTTCAGCAAGCGGTGA
- a CDS encoding hypothetical protein (NECATOR_CHRIV.G13942.T1), whose translation MVLRRIENSPFYLKIDGKWVYVNEDVLKNHPGGSAITTYRNKDATTVFHTFHAQSKQAYKWLQELKSQCPTQDPKIVEEKEEMLPGYEDVNMGSFDITEERSVAISKNFDQLRMRVRREGHMDGSILFYLRKVAESLAIIALAVSLQMRGWYIVSAVLMGLAWQQLGWLVHEFAHNQLFKDHWHNDIASYFVGNFLQGFSSGGWKEQHNIHHAATNVVGRDGDLDLMPFWATVVQDLKMADNWWLSILPYQHIYWSFMLPFLRISWLLQSIVFVHGMPQHYYKYYRDRATYEQVALVLHWVLVMTQLYLLPTMQIRLMFFIVSQLTGGFLLAHVVTYNHYSVEKFPYTSKIMSNYACLQLYTTRNMRPGIFIDWLWGGLNYQIEHHLFPTMPRHNLSKVMPMVKQFCADNDLPYMVDDYLTGWKEEIQQFANVARIASKMKSKIF comes from the exons gcCACCACAGTATTCCATACTTTCCATGCACAATCGAAGCAAGCATACAAATGGTTACAGGAGCTCAAGTCACAATGCCCTACACAAGATCCGAAAATAGTCGAGGAAAAG GAAGAGATGCTTCCGGGATACGAGGATGTAAACATGGGATCGTTCGATATCACTGAGGAACGTAGTGTAGCCATCTCGAAAAATTTCGACCAACTTCGAATGCGAGTTCGTCGAGAAGGACATATGGATGGTAGCATACTATTCTACCTCAGAAAA GTGGCAGAATCGCTTGCAATTATCGCTTTGGCAGTTTCTCTACAGATGAGGGGTTGGTATATCGTTTCTGCTGTGCTTATGGGTCTTGCTTGGCAACAACTAGGATGGCTTGTACACGAATTCGCACATAATCAACTATTCAAAGATCATTGGCACAACGATATCGCCAG CTACTTCGTAGGCAACTTTCTGCAAGGATTCTCTTCGGGAGGATGGAAGGAGCAGCACAATATTCATCATGCTGCCACTAATGTCGTCGGAAGGGATGGAGATCTCGACTTGATGCCTTTTTGGGCTACCGTTGTACAAGACCTTAAG ATGGCCGACAATTGGTGGCTGTCCATTCTACCGTATCAACACATCTACTGGTCGTTTATGCTACCGTTCCTACGAATCAGTTGGTTACTGCAATCGATCGTATTCGTACATGGAATGCCACAACATTACTACAAATACTACAGAGATCGAGCCACTTATGAGCAG GTTGCTCTAGTCCTACATTGGGTACTAGTGATGACACAATTGTACCTTTTACCCACGATGCAGATCAG GTTGATGTTTTTCATCGTTTCTCAACTAACGGGAGGATTTTTGCTTGCGCATGTCGTCACGTACAACCATTATTCCGTCGAGAAATTCCCAT ACACTTCAAAAATCATGTCAAACTACGCATGCCTTCAATTGTACACAACACGCAACATGCGACCCGGTATATTTATTGATTGGCTATGGGGAGGTCTTAATTACCAA ATTGAACATCATCTTTTCCCCACTATGCCACGACATAATCTTAGCAAG GTGATGCCAATGGTGAAACAATTCTGTGCAGATAACGATCTCCCGTACATGGTTGACGATTACCTCACTGGTTGGAAGGAGGAAATACAACAATTCGCGAACGTCGCCAGGATAGCATCAAAAATGAAGAGCAAAATTTTCTGA